A stretch of DNA from Leptolyngbya subtilissima AS-A7:
AAATTCTTCATTCTGGGCTGGCCCGTCGATCGCCTCACCTAAATCCTTGGCCTGCAAGGCTCGGTCTACTAAGGCCATGGCCATGGCCTTGCGCTCGTTGTAGCCAAAGGTCAGGCCATAGCCCTGGGTAAACTGGGGCGGAATCTGCTTGCTACCTTTGAACTGGTTCACCATTTGGACTTCGGTGACGGAGATGTCTGCGATCGCAACCTCAAAGCCCAGTTCTTCGGGACAGATCACGACCTCCACTTCTCCAACTCGAATCTCCCCCGCAAAGGGATGGTTTTTGCCATAGCCCCGCTGGGTAGAGTAAGCCATTGACAGCAGGAAGCCCTCATCGGCGCGAGCCAGGTTTTGCAGGCGAGCATCGCGGCTGGTGGGGGTACTGAGGGATTGGCGGGTAATGTCGAAGGGGGGTGAGGGGAGTTGGGTAGTTGAGGAGTTGGGGAGTTGGGCGGAAGAAGTAGCGGATTGAGTACAGGCAGGATCGTCTGATTTTGTTGCGCCGATTAAACCTTCCTGGGCCAGGGTGTTGAGCACTCGGGGGGTGGCTTCGGTCGTGGAGGCGATCGCATCCCCTAGTTTGGTGGTTGGGGCTGAAAACTGGTTATTTTCGGCGGCCAGTTTAAAGTCGAGCAGCCGATGGACATAATCAAAGGTGGAACCCAGCTTTTGGCCGCCGGGGGCGTCTTTGAAGATCGCCGAAATGCGCCGCTGAATGTGCATGCGATCGGTCTCGACCGGTTCGCTGTAGTAGAGGCGGGGTAGGGTTGTTCGGTAGGCGCGGAGTAAAAAGGCGGCCTCCACCAAGTCACCCCAAGATTGCTTGATAGCCAGGGCAGCCAAATCTGGATCGTACAGGCTCCCCTCGGCCATCACCCGATTCACAGCCAGCTGCATCTGCTGCTTGATTTGCTCTAGCGATAGCTCTGGCACAGCCAATTCGCCGCGCCGTTTGGCCTTAAGCAAGGCTTCGGCGTTTTGAATGGCCTGTTCTCCACCTTTGACGGCAACATAAGGCATAGGACTCTCCGGAATTTAACCTATCGCTCGATCTACAACTCAACTAAAAAACTGTAGCCATGCTTCTGAAACCCCAATGATTC
This window harbors:
- a CDS encoding carbon-phosphorus lyase complex subunit PhnI; this translates as MPYVAVKGGEQAIQNAEALLKAKRRGELAVPELSLEQIKQQMQLAVNRVMAEGSLYDPDLAALAIKQSWGDLVEAAFLLRAYRTTLPRLYYSEPVETDRMHIQRRISAIFKDAPGGQKLGSTFDYVHRLLDFKLAAENNQFSAPTTKLGDAIASTTEATPRVLNTLAQEGLIGATKSDDPACTQSATSSAQLPNSSTTQLPSPPFDITRQSLSTPTSRDARLQNLARADEGFLLSMAYSTQRGYGKNHPFAGEIRVGEVEVVICPEELGFEVAIADISVTEVQMVNQFKGSKQIPPQFTQGYGLTFGYNERKAMAMALVDRALQAKDLGEAIDGPAQNEEFVLFHSDNIEAQGFVQHLKLPHYIDFQAELNLIRQLRRNYDQAQAKQDGVEPTSPQAPDSPASSGHPPSPHNGDSTQVPNLDHLSPEPHSPSEVPA